A genomic stretch from Neomonachus schauinslandi chromosome 16, ASM220157v2, whole genome shotgun sequence includes:
- the SBK3 gene encoding uncharacterized serine/threonine-protein kinase SBK3 — MELREPENHEDGDPEEDTATALQRLVELTATRVTPVRNLRVLYRLIRELGSGSYGRVLLARPRQGGPAVALKLLRRDSVLRTTFLREFCVGRCVSSHPGLLQTLAGPLQTPRHFAFTQEYAPYGDLSGMLKERGLPELLVKRVMAQLAGALDFLHGRGLVHADVKPDNVLVFDPVCSRVALGDLGLTRPEGSPTSAPPGPLPSAPPELCLLLPPDSLPLRPAMDSWGLGVLLFCIATACFPWDVALAPDPEFEAFAGWMTTRPQPPQPPPPWDQFAPPALALLQGLLDLDPDTRSPPLVVLDFLGDDWGLERNREGPGGLGGMSSEDGEEEEERGASLEEWTDEEEEDDKDGKRLGTDGGAP, encoded by the exons ATGGAGCTCAGGGAGCCCGAGAACCATGAGGATGGGGACCCAGAG GAGGACACAGCTACCGCCCTCCAACGGCTCGTGGAGCTGACAGCCACCAGGGTGACCCCAGTGAGGAATCTGCGTGTCCTGTACCGCCTCATCCGAGAGCTCGGCTCGGGCTCCTATGGCCGTGTACTCCTTGCCCGGCCTCGCCAAGGAG GTCCCGCTGTGGCTCTGAAGCTTCTTCGTCGGGACTCGGTCCTGAGAACCACCTTCCTGAGAGAGTTCTGTGTGGGCCGCTGTGTCTCATCACACCCAGGCTTACTGCAGACCCTGGCAGGACCCCTGCAAACCCCCCGACACTTTGCCTTCACCCAGGAGTATGCGCCTTATGGGGACCTCAGCGGGATGCTGAAGGAACGG GGCCTCCCAGAGCTGCTGGTGAAGCGGGTGATGGCCCAGCTGGCTGGAGCCCTGGACTTCCTCCATGGCCGGGGGCTGGTCCATGCAGATGTCAAACCAGACAATGTGCTGGTCTTTGACCCCGTCTGCAGCCGTGTGGCCTTAGGTGACTTGGGGCTGACCCGGCCCGAGGGCAGCCCAACCTCTGCCCCACCGGGGCCACTGCCCTCGGCCCCACCCGAGCTCTGCCTTCTGCTGCCACCGGACAGCCTGCCCCTGCGGCCAGCAATGGactcctggggcctgggggtgcTTCTCTTCTGCATTGCCACTGCCTGCTTCCCTTGGGACGTGGCACTAGCCCCTGACCCTGAGTTTGAGGCCTTTGCTGGCTGGATGACCACCAGGCCCCAACCCCCACAGCCACCCCCACCTTGGGACCAGTTtgcacccccagccctggcattGCTCCAGGGGCTCCTAGACCTGGATCCTGACACTAGGAGCCCCCCACTGGTTGTCCTGGACTTCTTGGGGGATGACTGGGGGttagagaggaacagagagggacctgggggcttggggggcaTGTCTAGtgaagatggggaggaggaggaagagcgaGGAGCTAGCCTGGAGGAGTGGAcggatgaagaagaggaggacGACAAAGATGGCAAGAGGTTGGGGACAGATGGGGGAGCTCCCTGA